A portion of the Uloborus diversus isolate 005 unplaced genomic scaffold, Udiv.v.3.1 scaffold_14, whole genome shotgun sequence genome contains these proteins:
- the LOC129232876 gene encoding zinc finger protein 774-like: MLARDRIPAFSDNSHLMRHLRTHTGEIPYSCEQCSKAFSDNSDLRRHPRTHTGDLKGHATEKPYSCQLCLKAFSNNSHLMRHLRTHTGEIPYSCEHCSKAFSDNSHLMRHLRTHTGEIPYSCEQCSKAFSDNSHLLRHLRTHTGEIPYSCEHCSKAFSDNSHLMRHLRTHTGEIPYSCEHCSKAFSDNSHLMRHLKTHTGEIPYSCEHCSKAFSDNSHLMRHLRTHIGEIPYSCEHCSKAFSDNSHLMRHLKTHTGEIPYSCEHCSKAFSDNSHLMRHLRTHIGEIPYSCEHCSKAFSDNSHLMRHLKTHTGEIPHSCEHCSKVVDRLKAVCDI; the protein is encoded by the exons ATGCTGGCGAGAGACCGCATTCCT gcattttccgaCAATTCACATTTAATGAGACACCTGAGAACCCATACCGGCGAGATACCTTATTCCTGTGAACaatgttcaaaggcattttccgaCAATTCAGATTTAAGGAGACATccgagaacccatactggagatTTAAAGGGACATGCTacagagaaaccgtattcctgtcaACTATGTTTAAAGGCATTTTCCAACAATTCACATTTAATGAGacacctgagaacccatactggcgagataccttattcctgtgaacattgttcaaaggcattttccgaCAATTCACATTTAATGAGACACCTGAGAACCCATACCGGCGAGATACCTTATTCCTGTGAACaatgttcaaaggcattttccgaCAATTCACATTTATTGAGACACCTGAGAACCCATACCGGCGAGATACCttattcctgtgaacattgttcaaaggcattttccgaCAATTCACATTTAATGAGACACCTGAGAACCCATACCGGCGAGATACCttattcctgtgaacattgttcaaaggcattttccgaCAATTCACATTTAATGAGACACCTGAAAACCCATACCGGCGAGATACCttattcctgtgaacattgttcaaaggcattttccgaCAACTCACATTTAATGAGACACCTGAGAACCCATATCGGCGAGATACCttattcctgtgaacattgttcaaaggcattttccgaCAATTCACATTTAATGAGACACCTGAAAACCCATACCGGCGAGATACCttattcctgtgaacattgttcaaaggcattttccgaCAACTCACATTTAATGAGACACCTGAGAACCCATATCGGCGAGATACCttattcctgtgaacattgttcaaaggcattttccgaCAATTCACATTTAATGAGACACCTGAAAACCCATACCGGCGAGATACCGCattcctgtgaacattgttcaaag
- the LOC129232804 gene encoding zinc finger protein 271-like translates to MAYQSEIHHGSKNKYLCEFCSKAFSCTSHLMRHLRTHTGEKPYSCEQCSKAFSDTSHLMRHLKTHTGEKPYSCKHCSKSFSQASHLMRHLRTHTGENSYSCKHCLKTFLNDSDLMRHLRTHDGEKPYSCEHCSKTFSDTYCLMRHLSMHTGDKPYSCKHCSKTFSQTSHLKRHLRTHTGEKPYSCEHCSKAFSDTSHLMRHLKTHTGETPYSCQHCSKTFSFTSHLMRHLRTHTGEKPYSCERCPKTFSDPSHLLRHLRTHTGEKPYSCEQCSKAFSQSSILMTHLRTHTGEKPHSCDHCSKGFSSTSHLMRHLKTHTGEKPYSCERCSKTFSENSHLMRHLRTHTGEKPYSCERCSKTFSDPSHLFRHLRTHTGEKPYSCEQCSKVFSQTSHVERHLGTHTGDLKRHAGEKLHSCEHCSKPFSNTSDLMKHQRAHTVEKTHSCDQ, encoded by the exons ATGGCTTATCAGTCTGAGATTCATCATGGCTCTAAAAACAAGTATTTGTGCGAattttgttcaaaggcattttcttgCACTTCACATTTGATgagacatctgagaacccatactggagagaaaccatattcctgtgaacagtgttcaaaggcattttccgaCACTTCACATTTAATGAGACATCTGAAAACCCACACTggtgagaaaccgtattcctgtaaaCATTGTTCAAAGTCATTTTCCCAAGCTTCACATTTAATGAGACATCttagaacccatactggagagaaTTCGTATTCCTGTAAGCAttgtttaaagacatttttaaacgaTTCAGATTTAATGAGACACCTGAGAACCCATGatggagagaaaccgtattcctgtgaacattgttcTAAGACATTTTCTGACACTTATTGTTTAATGAGACACCTCAGTATGCATACTGGAGATAAACCATATTCCTGTAaacattgttcaaagacattttcccAAACTTCACATTTAAAGAGACATCttagaacccatactggagagaaaccgtattcttgtgaacattgttcaaaggcattttccgaCACTTCACATTTAATGAGACATCTGAAAACACATACTGGTGAGACACCGTATTCCTGCcaacattgttcaaag ACGTTTTCTTTCACTTCACATTTAATgagacatctgagaacccatactggcgagaaaccatatTCCTGTGAACGTTGTCCAAAGACATTTTCCGACCCTTCACATTTATTgagacatctgagaacccatactggtgagaaaccatattcctgtgaacagtgttcaaaggcattttcccaaTCTTCCATTTTAATGACACATCTGCgcacccatactggcgagaaaccgcaTTCCTGTGACCATTGCTCAAAGGGATTTTCCAG CACTTCACATTTAATGAGACATCTGaaaacccatactggcgagaaaccatattcctgtgaacgttgttcaaagacattttctgagaATTCACATTTAATgagacatctgagaacccatactggtgagaaaccatattcctgtgaacgttgttcaaagacattttccgACCCTTCACATTTATTtagacatctgagaacccatactggcgagaaaccatatTCCTGTGAACAGTGTTCAAAAGTATTTTCCCAAACTTCACATGTCGAGAGACATCTGGGAACCCATACTGGAGATTTAAAGAGACATGCTGGCGAGAAACTGcattcctgtgaacattgctcaaagccATTTTCCAACACTTCAGATTTAATGAAACATCAGAGAGCCCATACTGTCGAAAAAACTCATTCCTGTGATCAATAA